One part of the Prunus persica cultivar Lovell chromosome G5, Prunus_persica_NCBIv2, whole genome shotgun sequence genome encodes these proteins:
- the LOC18777369 gene encoding WAT1-related protein At5g40240 isoform X1: MGMKSSLVELVPFAAMVMVEIMDVGLTTLSKAAMSRGMSHFVFVVYSNALATLILLPSSFIIHRNKRPPLTFSVLCKFFLLSLAGITVMQNCVFTGVSYSSPTLASALSNLVPAFTFFLAVVFRMEKFDLRNSRSQIKIMGTLVSISGALIVTLYKGPAVGFLPSQPAIDSSPPNPTMLTSMNNWVTGGLFLTTASLSLAIWNTAQAAILKGYPSEMTVVSFYCFFGTIQSAILTLIVEKNPNVWALRLDMELISIVYSAIFGSVITFSTLTWCIQKKGPVYVAMFKPLGIAIAALMGAIFLGDTLHIGSVIGALVIVVGFYGVIWAQSKEEKSLDQKRDEKEQGETHEVVDRLQSSSQRTPLLEAYTQEV; encoded by the exons atggggatGAAGTCTAGTTTGGTGGAATTGGTGCCCTTTGCAGCCATGGTGATGGTGGAGATTATGGATGTGGGGTTGACCACACTGAGTAAAGCAGCCATGTCCAGAGGAATGAGCCACTTTGTCTTTGTTGTCTACTCAAATGCTCTTGCCACTCTCATCCTCCTCCCCTCTTCTTTCATCATCCACAG AAACAAGAGACCACCACTTACCTTTTCTGTTCTATGTAAATTCTTCCTTCTCAGCCTTGCTGG gaTAACTGTTATGCAGAATTGTGTATTCACTGGAGTAAGCTACAGCTCTCCTACTCTTGCTTCTGCCTTGAGCAACTTGGTCCCAGCTTTCACCTTCTTTCTTGCTGTTGTCTTCAG AATGGAAAAGTTCGATTTGAGAAACTCAAGAAGCCAGATCAAAATCATGGGCACCCTGGTATCTATCTCAGGAGCATTGATAGTCACTCTTTACAAGGGTCCTGCAGTTGGGTTCTTGCCAAGCCAACCTGCCATAGACTCGTCACCACCAAACCCTACTATGTTGACATCAATGAATAATTGGGTCACTGGAGGCCTTTTTCTTACAACAGCTAGCTTATCTCTTGCCATATGGAATACTGCTCAG GCAGCAATTCTCAAAGGCTACCCATCGGAGATGACAGTAGTTTCCTTCTATTGCTTCTTTGGGACCATTCAATCTGCAATACTTACTTTGATTGTAGAAAAGAATCCAAATGTCTGGGCACTGAGACTTGACATGGAGCTCATCTCAATCGTGTATTCA GCTATTTTTGGAAGTGTAATAACATTCTCTACTCTAACATGGTGCATACAAAAGAAAGGACCTGTATATGTGGCCATGTTCAAGCCTTTGGGGATTGCTATTGCTGCTTTAATGGGTGCCATCTTCCTTGGTGACACACTCCATATTGGAAG TGTTATTGGAGCTCTGGTAATTGTTGTGGGTTTCTATGGAGTAATATGGGCCCAATCAAAGGAGGAAAAAAGTTTGGACCAAAAGAGAGACGAAAAGGAACAGGGTGAAACCCATGAGGTTGTTGATAGGCTGCAGTCATCATCACAGAGGACGCCTCTCTTGGAGGCCTACACACAAGAAGTATGA
- the LOC18775964 gene encoding rac-like GTP-binding protein 3 produces MASSASRFIKCVTVGDGAVGKTCMLICYTSNKFPTDYIPTVFDNFSANVVVEGTTVNLGLWDTAGQEDYNRLRPLSYRGADVFVLAFSLVSRASYENVLKKWIPELQHYAPGVPVVLAGTKLDLREDKHYLADHPGLVPVTTAQGEELRKQIGASFYIECSSKTQQNVKAVFDAAIRVVIKPPQKQKEKKQKARQGCLVNILCGRRLVCLK; encoded by the exons ATGGCGTCAAGCGCTTCAAGGTTCATAAAGTGTGTGACGGTGGGAGATGGAGCTGTGGGGAAGACCTGTATGCTTATTTGCTACACCAGCAACAAATTTCCCACG GATTATATACCCACTGTGTTTGATAACTTCAGCGCTAATGTGGTGGTTGAAGGCACCACAGTGAACTTAGGCCTCTGGGACACCGCTG GGCAAGAGGATTACAATCGATTAAGGCCATTGAGCTACAGAGGGGCAGATGTCTTTGTCTTAGCTTTCTCATTAGTTAGTCGTGCAAGCTATGAGAACGTGCTGAAAAAG TGGATCCCTGAACTCCAGCATTATGCTCCCGGAGTCCCAGTTGTACTTGCTGGCACCAAATTAG ATCTTCGAGAGGATAAGCACTATTTGGCTGATCACCCAGGATTGGTACCTGTGACCACTGCACAG GGCGAGGAGCTGCGCAAGCAGATTGGTGCTTCATTTTATATAGAATGCAGCTCAAAAACTCAGCAG AATGTGAAAGCAGTTTTTGATGCTGCGATCAGGGTGGTTATCAAGCCACCACAGAagcagaaggagaagaagcaaAAGGCACGTCAAGGATGCCTAGT CAACATCCTTTGCGGAAGGAGGCTAGTGTGTCTCAAATGA
- the LOC18777369 gene encoding WAT1-related protein At3g28050 isoform X2, which yields MGMKSSLVELVPFAAMVMVEIMDVGLTTLSKAAMSRGMSHFVFVVYSNALATLILLPSSFIIHRNKRPPLTFSVLCKFFLLSLAGITVMQNCVFTGVSYSSPTLASALSNLVPAFTFFLAVVFRMEKFDLRNSRSQIKIMGTLVSISSPPNPTMLTSMNNWVTGGLFLTTASLSLAIWNTAQAAILKGYPSEMTVVSFYCFFGTIQSAILTLIVEKNPNVWALRLDMELISIVYSAIFGSVITFSTLTWCIQKKGPVYVAMFKPLGIAIAALMGAIFLGDTLHIGSVIGALVIVVGFYGVIWAQSKEEKSLDQKRDEKEQGETHEVVDRLQSSSQRTPLLEAYTQEV from the exons atggggatGAAGTCTAGTTTGGTGGAATTGGTGCCCTTTGCAGCCATGGTGATGGTGGAGATTATGGATGTGGGGTTGACCACACTGAGTAAAGCAGCCATGTCCAGAGGAATGAGCCACTTTGTCTTTGTTGTCTACTCAAATGCTCTTGCCACTCTCATCCTCCTCCCCTCTTCTTTCATCATCCACAG AAACAAGAGACCACCACTTACCTTTTCTGTTCTATGTAAATTCTTCCTTCTCAGCCTTGCTGG gaTAACTGTTATGCAGAATTGTGTATTCACTGGAGTAAGCTACAGCTCTCCTACTCTTGCTTCTGCCTTGAGCAACTTGGTCCCAGCTTTCACCTTCTTTCTTGCTGTTGTCTTCAG AATGGAAAAGTTCGATTTGAGAAACTCAAGAAGCCAGATCAAAATCATGGGCACCCTGGTATCTAT CTCGTCACCACCAAACCCTACTATGTTGACATCAATGAATAATTGGGTCACTGGAGGCCTTTTTCTTACAACAGCTAGCTTATCTCTTGCCATATGGAATACTGCTCAG GCAGCAATTCTCAAAGGCTACCCATCGGAGATGACAGTAGTTTCCTTCTATTGCTTCTTTGGGACCATTCAATCTGCAATACTTACTTTGATTGTAGAAAAGAATCCAAATGTCTGGGCACTGAGACTTGACATGGAGCTCATCTCAATCGTGTATTCA GCTATTTTTGGAAGTGTAATAACATTCTCTACTCTAACATGGTGCATACAAAAGAAAGGACCTGTATATGTGGCCATGTTCAAGCCTTTGGGGATTGCTATTGCTGCTTTAATGGGTGCCATCTTCCTTGGTGACACACTCCATATTGGAAG TGTTATTGGAGCTCTGGTAATTGTTGTGGGTTTCTATGGAGTAATATGGGCCCAATCAAAGGAGGAAAAAAGTTTGGACCAAAAGAGAGACGAAAAGGAACAGGGTGAAACCCATGAGGTTGTTGATAGGCTGCAGTCATCATCACAGAGGACGCCTCTCTTGGAGGCCTACACACAAGAAGTATGA
- the LOC18776501 gene encoding RING-H2 finger protein ATL48 produces MEKVEPTLEVFYEEKKRVKNPWGPDLQKCAKLNAIEMLTNRINFSGALLTAGVLTAGLISFRQGNSQLGQKLMRARVVAQGGTVALMVGSAYYYGENPWKKSS; encoded by the exons ATGGAGAAGGTTGAGCCCACTTTAGAAGTATTCTATGAGGAGAAGAAGCGGGTCAAGAACCCTTGG GGTCCTGACCTGCAGAAG tGTGCTAAGTTGAATGCCATCGAGATG TTAACCAATAGAATTAACTTTTCAGGGGCGTTGTTGACTGCTGGTGTGCTCACGGCCGGCTTGATCAGTTTCAGGCAAGGCAATTCTCAGCTGGGGCAGAAGCTAATGAGAGCTCGTGTGGTTGCCCAAGGTGGCACAGTGGCGCTTATGGTTGGCTCTGCATACTACTACGGGGAGAATCCGTGGAAAAAATCAAGTTAA